The following DNA comes from Castanea sativa cultivar Marrone di Chiusa Pesio chromosome 10, ASM4071231v1.
TCCAATAGTTTTAATGAcacattttaaatttgataaggGATTGGAAATTGTATGCTAGGAAGCACACCGTAACAGGGTGATTCTTAACCAATTTTAATGAATACTATAACTGAAAGGTAAACGTTTCTAATAAGGTTTAATAATATCATAACTATAAATCTTTTATATTTGTCAGTTGCAACTTCATTGCTTTTGTTATCCTAATACCAATATCTACTTTGGAGAGGGTTTATTTGTGTTTCTATTGTATATACTTCCAGTGTACTTGGATTTATGTTTTGTTaataatactcttttttttattcttaaaaaagaatTCATTTTGGAGAAGACTGTTGAAGAGGCTTGCAAACAGATGTAAAAGAAATATGGGGGCCTCAACCTCTAGAATTAATAGTATAACCTGTCTATAACTAAATcagtaatatatataaaatgttaacAAAATGTACTAGTAAGGTAATGGCATAATGATGAAATGTGTCCGAGTAGCAAGTTTAGCCTTGTTCAGTGTTCACTATCACGTTATTATGTCTGTTGTGCCAAATGTAGGTAATATCAgttatgttttgttttggcTAGCATTCTTACTACACTGGTTTGTCCTGAGAATAATGTTTTAGCTTTTGATAGATCAACTTCTTCTATGGAATGACAGTGTTTAATGCTATAAACAGGAGCTTAATTATGACTATGGATACCTACTTGATAGCGTTGTTGGTCCCGTTGGAAAGATAAAGGAATTCCCATGCTATTGTGGTGCAGCTGACTGTCGGAAGCGTTTGTACTAGGCATTTCGCGTAACATATACGTATAAATCGCGTACGTCCGTAGTATTGGCAATGATACGGAATTGTACCCGTTATTTTGAGGCTGAAAGAATACTAAACGTTTGTAACGGAACATGTATAATACATGTTAAAGGTTGCTTTCCTAATGAAAACGGTTGGCTTTAGGCATCAAAAGTCAAACACGATTAAgaggaaaaacaacaacaacaataataataataaagtcaaacgcaatatataaaatattatcaaacTCTTCAAGCCATGGTGTTTACTGGTTTGAGTTGACACagctttttttccttcattcaaTTACAATATGATGTAAATCAATATGGTTTACTACTTGTTGAATGAAAGTTCTGTTGtggtttataaaaataaataaataaaaataaaaaacttctagaaaatgtattccaatcaaacttttaatatatttatctgattctaaaaaaaattcatatatctATTTTGTTATAATTGTAATTCCAAATAATTACAGTTACTATTTTATCACAAATAATTACAGTTATTTGATGCCCTTGTGTTAATTTAGTTGTTGATGACGTTATATTCTAAAGAGAAGTGCTATGTCCGCAATATTTTCActacattttcacaaaattacTTTCTTGCCTACTAGTAATAGTAAGTAATAACCTGttacataaaatttgttgtgaatatagcatttttcatattctaaaagaaaatttgtatCATTTCTTATTTTGGCTTTGATAGTGGCAAATTGATTGTTAAATTATTTCTTACAActaccacaatttttttttttttaaatttaactacTGATTTTGATATGTACTTAGTAGGCTGCCTGGAGAAGTTCATGAATATCATTACATGCATTAGTATCCTTCTTTTTAGTGCGGCATGTGGGATAAAAAATCCATAAATGGCTctacacttttttttcctttccttctagATGACAATCACAAACGGCTGGCAATAAatatgttaaataattttacatgAGCGGACTAAAGTCATGGCTTTTGACTTCTTTTTGCAGTGTCGTTTTGAGTGTTACAAATGTTGCACCATCAAAACGATgtaatttgattgtattttcttttgtgCGTAAGTGACAAAGCTCAAAGCATTTAAAGATACTTCATGCACTGGGGTCTGGAAGCTGACATCAAATCCCTCAGCTTTCTTACAACTGATTCAGAGACCAAGATGATTTTCATTAATTTGCTACTATTAATCACATCATGATCCTTCACAAAAGTGAGGAAAACACTACCCTCAATTCATTTGACGAGGATCCATATTCTACACCCCCGTAGTTTGCTAAATAATAAGATAGCtcacaaaaaaaatgaacagGGCAAGACAAAACTACTGCTTGTGCCATATTAAAGTATAATAAATTCACAGATGGAATGGAACACACCACCACCATCCCACAGATAATCATTTAATTTCCTCCAGGGGAAGGGGGGTGGGGtgagggaaaaagaaaataccttCATCCCACACTAGACAACACAAATTATTTCGAGTAAAAGCTTTATTAACACTAGCAATCAATACAGGAAACACACATCCCAATAAATCCATAAGTGGTCATCGGCAACCTGCCACATGCATTGATGTAAATTTTGGATCAGTGACATTTTTTGGGCCTCAATTATGAATTAAACTTTGGAAGCAACGTTCAATTTCATAAAGTTGATGTATATCTGTGCTGTTCTGAATTTGATTTGAGACATTTTGGGTCCCAATTATGAACGACAGTTTGGAAACGGGATTCAATATTGTACATTTGATGTATATCTGCGTTGTTCTGAATTTGATTTGTGCACCATTCACGCTTCAACTTCATTCCCCAATGACCAATGATCAGCAATTCAATCTACACCAGATAGTTCAAGATTAATATTATGGAAAAGAAACATGATTAGAAATTAAGAAGTTGAACATGAATAGCAAACATGTAATGCTTGTATATTTGAGGTTTATGTTAGTAGGGGAGGGGGGAGATCTGATAATACAGGTATTGGAGGACTAAATAGGGCAGCTAAGATCAAGAGGTTGGAATGGGTGACTGAATAGAATGATAATAAATTTCATGGCtaagattaaaaattttgtatctaaCAGTGCATTTGATattacatcatttaaaatttagaaatatatggcAATATACACttttagatttgtaatatttaatttaatccaTAAAGGATCCATTTCAAATGGACAGAATCCTTGTTTAGGTAGGATATTTCTCATCTGGTGCACAAGTCAACACTCCAcccatctctttcttttttcccagtAGTCATATGCTGAAGTTTCTTTGGGTTGAGGGGGAATGGGCAAATATAGAGATAGATGTAATAACAGCGATGACATGCTAAATGCTTCTCTTTATATCACATGCATCTCATTGCCCCATTCTGACAGAATCTGTTTGTACCCAAattaactattttataaaaagtaggATACATAACTTTCACCAATTCTACCACAAAAATACTTGTCCTAAACATAACTTATTTTTAAGCAGCTAGTGATTCCATTAAAACAaaacctatccaaaaaaatgGCGAACAAATTACCATAATGATGACATTGTTATTGAGTGAAATCCTTCACATTCATGATCTGACATCTCAGCACCACCGCCTCCACTAGACGCAACTGCTTTGCTTTCTGAATCTGTAGTCCCTTTGCTTAGATCATCTTTAGATGCATCACGATCTGCTTTTACATCAGAAGTGTTTGGCACACAATACTTCTGAAGCCATCTATCAGTTTCCCAGAGTACATGCATGATACTCTCACGTGCAGCATATCCATGGCTCTCATATGGAAGAATCACAAGGCGACAAAGAGCACCATGACCTTTTAAGGCATTGAAAAAACGATCTGACTGCAGGGCATGCAAACACAAATAAGTGGCAAGTGAACAACTAGGTAAAGAAGAAAGGAGCTAGCCACTAAGCACTACATAGCTTCAAGCTCAGCCCATGGAAAAACTAATTATCAAAAGTGAAACTAATGAGAGGGGTAAGTTTAAATCTATAGGAAGATGTTTTGACAAGTCATTAGTTAATGGGAACACAGGAAAAAAGTTGAACTAAATGGGAGACATAACAAATTAAACAGGAATAATTCCTCCTTTACCTGCATTGTTAAAGTTCCAGGATTATTGTCTTCTTCTCCATGGATAAGCAATATTGGCTTCTTAATTTTATTAGCTGACATGAAAGGACTCATCTCTACGTAAGTACTTGTTGCCTCCCAAAGAGTTCTGTCTTCATTCTACACCAGTATAACAAAAAGGTCACTAACCATCAAGAGGTAAGATATGACACTAGGGACAATGACCATTGGGAAGagaggtaaagaaaaaaatgaggGAGAAAGTTAAACTAATGTAAGCAACTGGttggttaagtacaaaattattCCATTATTGTCTTACCTGAAAACCAAAAGGAGTAAGTGTTCTGTTGTAAGCACCAGAGCGAGCAACTCCACAACAGAAAAGATGAGGAGCATGTGCTAGGAGGTTTGCTGTCATGAATGCCCCATATGAATGTCCCCCAACAGCAATTTTGTTTGGATGGGCCACCTTAACAAGGGCAACATCAGACTACTGTCGAGCCAAAAGTTCACACTCGAGAGATATGCAAACAAAATTTAGATGGAAAAGAACAAAGCAGCTTACTCCACGTTGGATAACTTCCTCAACTGCGGCCTCTGCACTCGCAACCAATTGCTCTACATACCTGGTCAAGGCATTTCAAATATAGATCCTGAAACTCTATGTTGCGTAGTTTCTTTTGTGAAACTTTCAAATAGCTGggaataaaatcaaataaaacaagaCTCATATGAGagcttttttactttttgacaaGTCAAGCCTCATATGAAAGCTCAAGAAGTTGAAACTTCACTGTGAAGTGAAGAAAGGAGTAGGGAAGAGAAGGCCCCATGTCAATCTGGGGTACTTTTTTAGGACATCTCAAATGTCATTTACCTACTAGCTTGTGTCCTCAAGTTTAATGCACATTTTCAAGTATTTCCCCCTTGTGGTAAAGTCTTTTCACACCCATTTCACAACTTCCTTTTCACAAACTTACCATCCTTGTTGGGATGTGCACTTCACacactttctcttttttggttAAGAATGGGATGAACTTCCTTATGTCATCAATCTTATGAAAATATCTAATATGTGCTTATAGGCATTTTACTTTATCATATGACTAGGATGAAAGTCCcatatcccttttttttttttataaataaaaattcccaTATCCTTGAAACTATCAgtacattctttaaaaaaattgtatcatgCTACCTGTCATTTGCCTCCTCATCACCCTCACCGATAATAGGAATCGTTGGTCCACTTAGAATAGCAAACCTGAAAGTATCAAAGCAATTGAAAATTGGTCCATTATGTTCACAGCAAACCAGAAGATAGATGCAAAAGGAAGGGGAATAATGATGACATGCCAAAGATTTCAAAAGAGAGTATAAACAAACAATGGAAAGACGTAATTCATGCCTTCTAGCCAGCCAAAGAAGGGCTGATGTAGCACCTATTCCAGGAAATTCATTAGGAGAACCACGAACTTGTCCAGCAGCATCTTTGCTTTTAAATTCACCAGGGTAAGACCAAACCAGACATGGAAGAGGTCCATCTTTTGACGGATCATAGCCTGGTGGCAGGTATAGTGTTGCAGTCATTTGAACCCCATCTTTTCTCTGATACCTGATCATCTCTTTCTGCAACGTTTCCAACTGTGGGTACGGATGAGGGAAATTCGTAATTTGACATGCTTGCTTATCTGGCCAGCTCAGGATATAGTATTGGGTGTTCTCAGTTTTTGACTCTTTGGAGGTCAGTATTTTCAACTGATCCAGACACAAATTCCCTTTTTCCTGATCAGACATTAAAGCAACAACACTCTCATAATACTTTTCTTTGTCGCTTTGCCATATTCTTTCTTTGCTGCCTGTATTTCTGAAAGAAGTTGGTTTAGGACCATATGGCAGCAATGAGCATTTGGGAAGGAACACAcctgaaaaagatgatttgaaaCACTTACATGTCAAACAAATCAAGGAATGGAATGTTCCCTTCTGGTGTTGCACCGCTTCCATTCAGTATAATATAATAGCTTTCGTCATCATGTCCCTTCTTTATCTTTGCAATCACATACGTTCCAGCTGGAGTTCTCCGAAACATTGGAGAGCCAGGATCAGAGTACACATCTTCTGATGACCTATCAAACAGGATGCGTGGACTAGAATCTTTAGATCCAGGAGAAATCACCCAGGTTCTTGTTCGCCGCGTTTTGTACCAAGATTCATAAACTAGAGCCAGTGAATCATCACACCAAGAAATACCTCTGCGGTGATAGAAAAGGTCAAATACATTAAAACAAGATTTTAGGTTAAATTCTCCTGCATATTTGCAAACAAAGCTACAAAGCTACAGACGGCTTTAAGATGACACATTTTGTGTTTAGCATGCCTGAGAGCAGCTTTGACCATGGACATGAAAGGCAACCATCTCTGACATCTAATAATATATTGGATAATATTATAAGGTCCAGGAATTTAGGGAATTATATAAGTGTCAAAGGCATGCACCCAACCATTTACTTATGTACATACAATATTATCCAAATCTTTCTGGCAAGAAGGTTAAAGATCCAGAATTCGAATTGAAATGAGCACTAGAGGCATGTTTATCAATCATTTGTACTAGTTAAGTTCACTAAGTGTGGACCATAATCCAACTCCAGCAGGCATTAGACCTATCATCAAAGTATTCAGTGCTACATTAGTACCTTCTTGAGGTTTGCAAGTCTTATAAGACAAAGTTCTTGGAAAACTTCATTGCCATgcagatgaaagaaagatgaaatAATGTCAAAGTTCTTCCAAACACATTCAGGTTTAGATGTTAATCAGAACATAATTATGTGTAAGATATTAATCATATAACTCATATTCATACCCATAACGGAGATCAAGTTGATGTAAGATTGCTGGCTGTTCACCTTCTAGTGGCTCAGCAGGCTCTGTATAAACTATATCACGTGGAGAAACTTCCACTTTCGCATCACCTCCATCTTGTGTCTCTACCCTAAAGACCTCAACAGTCAGAGCAATCCAaacttttttaaattgttatatATGTCAACAAGTAATAGACTGTTTACAATGATACAGAACCAATCTCTGTATCGAGTCATTCTGCATTATCTTATACAATTCTAAAAAGACActcca
Coding sequences within:
- the LOC142613178 gene encoding putative glutamyl endopeptidase, chloroplastic, which gives rise to MMRLHKVYHHLSLLSVSARSSPSIFSLSPPVILKLRPANAVRSLNSTSMSASKFRYLVPIKAVAAEDGGGASNGSVSSSSSSSTPPPTESEDDLTLGVGYRLPPPEIRDIVDAPPLPALSFSPHRDKILFLKRRSLPPLAELARPEEKLAGIRIDGKCNTRSRMSFYTGIGIHQLMPDGTLGPEKELHGYPDGAKINFVTWSQDGRHLAFSIRVEEEENSSSKLRVWVADVETGNARPLFQSPNIYLNAVFDNFVWVNNSTLLVSTIPLSRGDPPKKPLVPSGPKIQTNEQKNIIQVRTFQDLLKDEYDEDLFDYYATTQLVLASLDGTVKEIGPPAVYTSLDPSPDGKYLLISSIHRPYSFIVPCGRFPKKVDLWTSDGQFVREICDLPLAEDIPIAFNSVRKGMRSINWRADKPAALYWVETQDGGDAKVEVSPRDIVYTEPAEPLEGEQPAILHQLDLRYGGISWCDDSLALVYESWYKTRRTRTWVISPGSKDSSPRILFDRSSEDVYSDPGSPMFRRTPAGTYVIAKIKKGHDDESYYIILNGSGATPEGNIPFLDLFDINTGSKERIWQSDKEKYYESVVALMSDQEKGNLCLDQLKILTSKESKTENTQYYILSWPDKQACQITNFPHPYPQLETLQKEMIRYQRKDGVQMTATLYLPPGYDPSKDGPLPCLVWSYPGEFKSKDAAGQVRGSPNEFPGIGATSALLWLARRFAILSGPTIPIIGEGDEEANDRYVEQLVASAEAAVEEVIQRGVAHPNKIAVGGHSYGAFMTANLLAHAPHLFCCGVARSGAYNRTLTPFGFQNEDRTLWEATSTYVEMSPFMSANKIKKPILLIHGEEDNNPGTLTMQSDRFFNALKGHGALCRLVILPYESHGYAARESIMHVLWETDRWLQKYCVPNTSDVKADRDASKDDLSKGTTDSESKAVASSGGGGAEMSDHECEGFHSITMSSL